A stretch of the Aphis gossypii isolate Hap1 chromosome 2, ASM2018417v2, whole genome shotgun sequence genome encodes the following:
- the LOC114130676 gene encoding uncharacterized protein LOC114130676 isoform X3: MFVHRLYCRMFKMPAFKYNGNGCENEVDEDLEDGEIFDEEDDNEMAESTEQNTEPKASKANCVGEGTKEKNFEPSWDMEQRPQQSSHQQNMIHAPLHKNFSGFNNNRSRDRFPRNKGVIMKRDVSYQNMDDDRPRRKRRRFDQSDEKEQPMLRNNQNGLFNRRKNNDTPMEPIEAGNDEEMSYVRGTNSPDVSNFESFPQEFENEEEFRPLNNFSRRGRGRRGGGGSGDMDRRNRGMPMKRRVIAGSGMKNKRSEDEEKVCQYFLQGKCLKENNCTYSHQQPNGRKMELCKFYLMDCCSKEDRCTFMHSEFPCKYYHTGMKCYSGVNCRFSHAKLDEEQKKKLLKSFGKLRYDPPEYENENEDFKNNFEEEPKPPPSSEINFVSKNDKSKIPSLLEMQIPVPPELKSTDKNSDEDLEANNNNNNSSTPMPSPSRDEPMVDDTFEINDTEQVSSMLQNNRSIYKPRKYQKHKDSKERQKQEKEIKKKQREERHEEKRIEKNRQRKEDLSMQTNDQPLLDDLSDDDEFNDLVIDEEKFQNDVKDQSLPKKQVELLKRIQVHQKYYNEIDMSDDRYGHEEQYSSDVSEHSVSTPINNKLNNLQNEEKEQSPTNSPSNSNSSKVEQVNLDKITISDDMAKLLNTIKACVDKTPIVDQPSPFHLPALEQPYNFEETIQEKKSIIEESPASPTTNDSCAVELGKSDVDLRQLPFQFPVAAATEIDASLDSHPPMKYHMLPCQVSVPDYSKIAPTMGIDDPRLRRSITAAKDPIFIQNVPSTVSAVTVRPAVTTQKSAPRDPRKPLDVNTSTSAIRVPLLPTPNPLQPRPMDSDMRHMPPPIMCPQMMAVPNDPRRKPMVPGDPRQRHRFDVDQRINNINYF, from the exons TAATGGTAATGGTTGCGAAAATGAGGTCGACGAAGACCTTGAGGATGGAGAGATTTTTGATGAAGAAGATGATAATGAAATGGCTGAATCAACTGAACAAAATACAGAGCCTAAAGCATCTAAAGCAAATTGTGTTGGAGAAggtacaaaagaaaaaaattttgaacctTCGTGGGATATG gagCAAAGACCTCAACAGTCGTCTCatcaacaaaatatgatacatgctcctttacataaaaatttttctggatttaataacaatagatcCAGAGATAGGTTTCCTAGAAATAAAGGGGTTATAATGAAAAGAGATGTTAGCTATCAAAATATGGATGATGATAGACCTAGACGTAAGAGACGTAGATTTGATCAGAGCGATGAAAAAGAACAACCTATGTTGagaaataatcaaaat ggcTTGTTtaatagaagaaaaaataatgacacaCCAATGGAACCTATTGAAGCTGGTAATGATGAAGAAATGTCATATGTAAGAGGAACCAATAGTCCTGACGTATCCAATTTTGAGTCATTTCCACAAGAATTTG aaaacgaAGAAGAATTTCGTCCTTTGAATAACTTTAGCCGTAGAGGAAGAGGAAGACGAGGTGGTGGTGGTAGTGGTGATATGGATAGACGCAATAGAGGTATGCCTATGAAGCGACGGGTGATTGCTGGTTCtggtatgaaaaataaacgatCTGAAGATGAAGAAAAAgtttgtcaatattttcttCAAGGAAAATgtcttaaa gaaaataattgtacttattCTCATCAACAACCAAATGGTCGCAAAATGGAACTgtgcaaattttatttaatggattGTTGTAGTAAAGAGGATAGGTGTACATTTATGCATAGTGAATTTccttgtaaatattatcatactggTATGAAATGCTATTCAGGTGTAAATTGTCGATTTAGCCATGCCAAACTTGatgaagaacaaaaaaaaaagttattgaag tctttTGGAAAATTACGTTATGATCCACCAGagtatgaaaatgaaaatgaagattttaag aacaATTTTGAAGAAGAACCAAAACCACCACCCTCTTccgaaattaattttgtatctaAAAATGATAAGAGTAAAATTCCATCATTATTGGAAATGCAAATACCTGTACCTCCTGAATTAAAAAGCACTGATAAAAATTCAGATGAAGAtctag aggctaataataataacaataacagtaGTACACCTATGCCATCACCTTCTCGAGACGAGCCTATGGTTGATGACACttt TGAAATTAACGATACTGAACAAGTATCAAGTATGCTTCAAAATAATCGTTCAATATATAAACctagaaaatatcaaaaacacaAAGATAGTAAAGAACgacaaaaacaagaaaaagaaattaagaaaaaacaaagAGAAGAAAGACACGAAGAAAaaagaatagaaaaaaaccGACAACGTAAAGAAGACTTGTCCATGCAGACCAATGATCAACCTTTATTAGATGATCTAAGCGATGATGATGAATTTAAtg atcttGTTATTGATGaagaaaaatttcaaaatgatgTAAAAGATCAATCGTTACCAAAAAAACAAGTAGAACTTTTAAAACGAATTCAAGTCcatcaaaaatat tataatgaaaTAGATATGAGTGACGATCGTTATGGTCATGAAGAACAGTATTCAAGTGATGTTTCAGAGCATTCGGTTTCTactccaataaataataaattaaataatttacaaaatgaagAAAAAGAACAATCGCCGACAAATTCTCCATCTAATTCAAACTCATCAAAAGTTGAAcaa gtTAACCttgataaaattactataagtgATGATATGGCTAAACTACTAAATACCATAAAAGCATGCGTTGATAAAACACCAATAGTAGATCAACCTTCTCCATTTCATTTACCAGCTTTGGAACAGCcttataattttgaagaaaCTATTCAAgaaaa aaaaagtataattgaAGAATCTCCTGCTAGCCCTACTACTAATGATAGTTGTGCTGTGGAATTGGGAAAATCAGACGTAGATCTAAGACAATTGCCTTTTCAATTTCCCGTTGCAGCAGCTACAGAGATAGACGCTTCTCTTGATAGTCATCCGCCAATGAAATATCACATGTTACCATGCCAAGTGTCTGTACCCGACTACTCTAAAATTGCTCCtacg ATGGGAATTGATGATCCACGACTTAGACGTAGTATAACAGCGGCAAAGGAtccaatatttattcaaaatgtccCTTCAACTGTTAGTGCAGTTACTGTTAGACCAGCAGTGACAACCCAAAAAAGTGCTCCTCGTGATCCTAGAAAACCACTAGATGTGAACACTAGTACGTCAGCTATTCGTGTTCCACTTCTACCAACACCTAACCCACTTCAACCACGCCCTATGGATAGTGATATGAGGCATATGCCCCCACCTATTATGTGTCCACAAATGATGGCAGTACCAAATGATCCACGCAGAAAACCCATGGTTCCTGGAGATCCTAGGCAAAGGCATCGTTTTGACGTGGaccaaagaataaataatataaattatttttag
- the LOC114130676 gene encoding uncharacterized protein LOC114130676 isoform X4 → MALVTNIDGPNLLDESNGNGCENEVDEDLEDGEIFDEEDDNEMAESTEQNTEPKASKANCVGEGTKEKNFEPSWDMEQRPQQSSHQQNMIHAPLHKNFSGFNNNRSRDRFPRNKGVIMKRDVSYQNMDDDRPRRKRRRFDQSDEKEQPMLRNNQNGLFNRRKNNDTPMEPIEAGNDEEMSYVRGTNSPDVSNFESFPQEFENEEEFRPLNNFSRRGRGRRGGGGSGDMDRRNRGMPMKRRVIAGSGMKNKRSEDEEKVCQYFLQGKCLKENNCTYSHQQPNGRKMELCKFYLMDCCSKEDRCTFMHSEFPCKYYHTGMKCYSGVNCRFSHAKLDEEQKKKLLKSFGKLRYDPPEYENENEDFKNNFEEEPKPPPSSEINFVSKNDKSKIPSLLEMQIPVPPELKSTDKNSDEDLEANNNNNNSSTPMPSPSRDEPMVDDTFEINDTEQVSSMLQNNRSIYKPRKYQKHKDSKERQKQEKEIKKKQREERHEEKRIEKNRQRKEDLSMQTNDQPLLDDLSDDDEFNDLVIDEEKFQNDVKDQSLPKKQVELLKRIQVHQKYYNEIDMSDDRYGHEEQYSSDVSEHSVSTPINNKLNNLQNEEKEQSPTNSPSNSNSSKVEQVNLDKITISDDMAKLLNTIKACVDKTPIVDQPSPFHLPALEQPYNFEETIQEKKSIIEESPASPTTNDSCAVELGKSDVDLRQLPFQFPVAAATEIDASLDSHPPMKYHMLPCQVSVPDYSKIAPTMGIDDPRLRRSITAAKDPIFIQNVPSTVSAVTVRPAVTTQKSAPRDPRKPLDVNTSTSAIRVPLLPTPNPLQPRPMDSDMRHMPPPIMCPQMMAVPNDPRRKPMVPGDPRQRHRFDVDQRINNINYF, encoded by the exons TAATGGTAATGGTTGCGAAAATGAGGTCGACGAAGACCTTGAGGATGGAGAGATTTTTGATGAAGAAGATGATAATGAAATGGCTGAATCAACTGAACAAAATACAGAGCCTAAAGCATCTAAAGCAAATTGTGTTGGAGAAggtacaaaagaaaaaaattttgaacctTCGTGGGATATG gagCAAAGACCTCAACAGTCGTCTCatcaacaaaatatgatacatgctcctttacataaaaatttttctggatttaataacaatagatcCAGAGATAGGTTTCCTAGAAATAAAGGGGTTATAATGAAAAGAGATGTTAGCTATCAAAATATGGATGATGATAGACCTAGACGTAAGAGACGTAGATTTGATCAGAGCGATGAAAAAGAACAACCTATGTTGagaaataatcaaaat ggcTTGTTtaatagaagaaaaaataatgacacaCCAATGGAACCTATTGAAGCTGGTAATGATGAAGAAATGTCATATGTAAGAGGAACCAATAGTCCTGACGTATCCAATTTTGAGTCATTTCCACAAGAATTTG aaaacgaAGAAGAATTTCGTCCTTTGAATAACTTTAGCCGTAGAGGAAGAGGAAGACGAGGTGGTGGTGGTAGTGGTGATATGGATAGACGCAATAGAGGTATGCCTATGAAGCGACGGGTGATTGCTGGTTCtggtatgaaaaataaacgatCTGAAGATGAAGAAAAAgtttgtcaatattttcttCAAGGAAAATgtcttaaa gaaaataattgtacttattCTCATCAACAACCAAATGGTCGCAAAATGGAACTgtgcaaattttatttaatggattGTTGTAGTAAAGAGGATAGGTGTACATTTATGCATAGTGAATTTccttgtaaatattatcatactggTATGAAATGCTATTCAGGTGTAAATTGTCGATTTAGCCATGCCAAACTTGatgaagaacaaaaaaaaaagttattgaag tctttTGGAAAATTACGTTATGATCCACCAGagtatgaaaatgaaaatgaagattttaag aacaATTTTGAAGAAGAACCAAAACCACCACCCTCTTccgaaattaattttgtatctaAAAATGATAAGAGTAAAATTCCATCATTATTGGAAATGCAAATACCTGTACCTCCTGAATTAAAAAGCACTGATAAAAATTCAGATGAAGAtctag aggctaataataataacaataacagtaGTACACCTATGCCATCACCTTCTCGAGACGAGCCTATGGTTGATGACACttt TGAAATTAACGATACTGAACAAGTATCAAGTATGCTTCAAAATAATCGTTCAATATATAAACctagaaaatatcaaaaacacaAAGATAGTAAAGAACgacaaaaacaagaaaaagaaattaagaaaaaacaaagAGAAGAAAGACACGAAGAAAaaagaatagaaaaaaaccGACAACGTAAAGAAGACTTGTCCATGCAGACCAATGATCAACCTTTATTAGATGATCTAAGCGATGATGATGAATTTAAtg atcttGTTATTGATGaagaaaaatttcaaaatgatgTAAAAGATCAATCGTTACCAAAAAAACAAGTAGAACTTTTAAAACGAATTCAAGTCcatcaaaaatat tataatgaaaTAGATATGAGTGACGATCGTTATGGTCATGAAGAACAGTATTCAAGTGATGTTTCAGAGCATTCGGTTTCTactccaataaataataaattaaataatttacaaaatgaagAAAAAGAACAATCGCCGACAAATTCTCCATCTAATTCAAACTCATCAAAAGTTGAAcaa gtTAACCttgataaaattactataagtgATGATATGGCTAAACTACTAAATACCATAAAAGCATGCGTTGATAAAACACCAATAGTAGATCAACCTTCTCCATTTCATTTACCAGCTTTGGAACAGCcttataattttgaagaaaCTATTCAAgaaaa aaaaagtataattgaAGAATCTCCTGCTAGCCCTACTACTAATGATAGTTGTGCTGTGGAATTGGGAAAATCAGACGTAGATCTAAGACAATTGCCTTTTCAATTTCCCGTTGCAGCAGCTACAGAGATAGACGCTTCTCTTGATAGTCATCCGCCAATGAAATATCACATGTTACCATGCCAAGTGTCTGTACCCGACTACTCTAAAATTGCTCCtacg ATGGGAATTGATGATCCACGACTTAGACGTAGTATAACAGCGGCAAAGGAtccaatatttattcaaaatgtccCTTCAACTGTTAGTGCAGTTACTGTTAGACCAGCAGTGACAACCCAAAAAAGTGCTCCTCGTGATCCTAGAAAACCACTAGATGTGAACACTAGTACGTCAGCTATTCGTGTTCCACTTCTACCAACACCTAACCCACTTCAACCACGCCCTATGGATAGTGATATGAGGCATATGCCCCCACCTATTATGTGTCCACAAATGATGGCAGTACCAAATGATCCACGCAGAAAACCCATGGTTCCTGGAGATCCTAGGCAAAGGCATCGTTTTGACGTGGaccaaagaataaataatataaattatttttag
- the LOC114130676 gene encoding uncharacterized protein PF3D7_1120600-like isoform X2, whose product MKGYLVGFATKRKINSKLFKNGRSNGNGCENEVDEDLEDGEIFDEEDDNEMAESTEQNTEPKASKANCVGEGTKEKNFEPSWDMEQRPQQSSHQQNMIHAPLHKNFSGFNNNRSRDRFPRNKGVIMKRDVSYQNMDDDRPRRKRRRFDQSDEKEQPMLRNNQNGLFNRRKNNDTPMEPIEAGNDEEMSYVRGTNSPDVSNFESFPQEFENEEEFRPLNNFSRRGRGRRGGGGSGDMDRRNRGMPMKRRVIAGSGMKNKRSEDEEKVCQYFLQGKCLKENNCTYSHQQPNGRKMELCKFYLMDCCSKEDRCTFMHSEFPCKYYHTGMKCYSGVNCRFSHAKLDEEQKKKLLKSFGKLRYDPPEYENENEDFKNNFEEEPKPPPSSEINFVSKNDKSKIPSLLEMQIPVPPELKSTDKNSDEDLEANNNNNNSSTPMPSPSRDEPMVDDTFEINDTEQVSSMLQNNRSIYKPRKYQKHKDSKERQKQEKEIKKKQREERHEEKRIEKNRQRKEDLSMQTNDQPLLDDLSDDDEFNDLVIDEEKFQNDVKDQSLPKKQVELLKRIQVHQKYYNEIDMSDDRYGHEEQYSSDVSEHSVSTPINNKLNNLQNEEKEQSPTNSPSNSNSSKVEQVNLDKITISDDMAKLLNTIKACVDKTPIVDQPSPFHLPALEQPYNFEETIQEKKSIIEESPASPTTNDSCAVELGKSDVDLRQLPFQFPVAAATEIDASLDSHPPMKYHMLPCQVSVPDYSKIAPTMGIDDPRLRRSITAAKDPIFIQNVPSTVSAVTVRPAVTTQKSAPRDPRKPLDVNTSTSAIRVPLLPTPNPLQPRPMDSDMRHMPPPIMCPQMMAVPNDPRRKPMVPGDPRQRHRFDVDQRINNINYF is encoded by the exons TAATGGTAATGGTTGCGAAAATGAGGTCGACGAAGACCTTGAGGATGGAGAGATTTTTGATGAAGAAGATGATAATGAAATGGCTGAATCAACTGAACAAAATACAGAGCCTAAAGCATCTAAAGCAAATTGTGTTGGAGAAggtacaaaagaaaaaaattttgaacctTCGTGGGATATG gagCAAAGACCTCAACAGTCGTCTCatcaacaaaatatgatacatgctcctttacataaaaatttttctggatttaataacaatagatcCAGAGATAGGTTTCCTAGAAATAAAGGGGTTATAATGAAAAGAGATGTTAGCTATCAAAATATGGATGATGATAGACCTAGACGTAAGAGACGTAGATTTGATCAGAGCGATGAAAAAGAACAACCTATGTTGagaaataatcaaaat ggcTTGTTtaatagaagaaaaaataatgacacaCCAATGGAACCTATTGAAGCTGGTAATGATGAAGAAATGTCATATGTAAGAGGAACCAATAGTCCTGACGTATCCAATTTTGAGTCATTTCCACAAGAATTTG aaaacgaAGAAGAATTTCGTCCTTTGAATAACTTTAGCCGTAGAGGAAGAGGAAGACGAGGTGGTGGTGGTAGTGGTGATATGGATAGACGCAATAGAGGTATGCCTATGAAGCGACGGGTGATTGCTGGTTCtggtatgaaaaataaacgatCTGAAGATGAAGAAAAAgtttgtcaatattttcttCAAGGAAAATgtcttaaa gaaaataattgtacttattCTCATCAACAACCAAATGGTCGCAAAATGGAACTgtgcaaattttatttaatggattGTTGTAGTAAAGAGGATAGGTGTACATTTATGCATAGTGAATTTccttgtaaatattatcatactggTATGAAATGCTATTCAGGTGTAAATTGTCGATTTAGCCATGCCAAACTTGatgaagaacaaaaaaaaaagttattgaag tctttTGGAAAATTACGTTATGATCCACCAGagtatgaaaatgaaaatgaagattttaag aacaATTTTGAAGAAGAACCAAAACCACCACCCTCTTccgaaattaattttgtatctaAAAATGATAAGAGTAAAATTCCATCATTATTGGAAATGCAAATACCTGTACCTCCTGAATTAAAAAGCACTGATAAAAATTCAGATGAAGAtctag aggctaataataataacaataacagtaGTACACCTATGCCATCACCTTCTCGAGACGAGCCTATGGTTGATGACACttt TGAAATTAACGATACTGAACAAGTATCAAGTATGCTTCAAAATAATCGTTCAATATATAAACctagaaaatatcaaaaacacaAAGATAGTAAAGAACgacaaaaacaagaaaaagaaattaagaaaaaacaaagAGAAGAAAGACACGAAGAAAaaagaatagaaaaaaaccGACAACGTAAAGAAGACTTGTCCATGCAGACCAATGATCAACCTTTATTAGATGATCTAAGCGATGATGATGAATTTAAtg atcttGTTATTGATGaagaaaaatttcaaaatgatgTAAAAGATCAATCGTTACCAAAAAAACAAGTAGAACTTTTAAAACGAATTCAAGTCcatcaaaaatat tataatgaaaTAGATATGAGTGACGATCGTTATGGTCATGAAGAACAGTATTCAAGTGATGTTTCAGAGCATTCGGTTTCTactccaataaataataaattaaataatttacaaaatgaagAAAAAGAACAATCGCCGACAAATTCTCCATCTAATTCAAACTCATCAAAAGTTGAAcaa gtTAACCttgataaaattactataagtgATGATATGGCTAAACTACTAAATACCATAAAAGCATGCGTTGATAAAACACCAATAGTAGATCAACCTTCTCCATTTCATTTACCAGCTTTGGAACAGCcttataattttgaagaaaCTATTCAAgaaaa aaaaagtataattgaAGAATCTCCTGCTAGCCCTACTACTAATGATAGTTGTGCTGTGGAATTGGGAAAATCAGACGTAGATCTAAGACAATTGCCTTTTCAATTTCCCGTTGCAGCAGCTACAGAGATAGACGCTTCTCTTGATAGTCATCCGCCAATGAAATATCACATGTTACCATGCCAAGTGTCTGTACCCGACTACTCTAAAATTGCTCCtacg ATGGGAATTGATGATCCACGACTTAGACGTAGTATAACAGCGGCAAAGGAtccaatatttattcaaaatgtccCTTCAACTGTTAGTGCAGTTACTGTTAGACCAGCAGTGACAACCCAAAAAAGTGCTCCTCGTGATCCTAGAAAACCACTAGATGTGAACACTAGTACGTCAGCTATTCGTGTTCCACTTCTACCAACACCTAACCCACTTCAACCACGCCCTATGGATAGTGATATGAGGCATATGCCCCCACCTATTATGTGTCCACAAATGATGGCAGTACCAAATGATCCACGCAGAAAACCCATGGTTCCTGGAGATCCTAGGCAAAGGCATCGTTTTGACGTGGaccaaagaataaataatataaattatttttag
- the LOC114130676 gene encoding uncharacterized protein LOC114130676 isoform X7, protein MHNGNGCENEVDEDLEDGEIFDEEDDNEMAESTEQNTEPKASKANCVGEGTKEKNFEPSWDMEQRPQQSSHQQNMIHAPLHKNFSGFNNNRSRDRFPRNKGVIMKRDVSYQNMDDDRPRRKRRRFDQSDEKEQPMLRNNQNGLFNRRKNNDTPMEPIEAGNDEEMSYVRGTNSPDVSNFESFPQEFENEEEFRPLNNFSRRGRGRRGGGGSGDMDRRNRGMPMKRRVIAGSGMKNKRSEDEEKVCQYFLQGKCLKENNCTYSHQQPNGRKMELCKFYLMDCCSKEDRCTFMHSEFPCKYYHTGMKCYSGVNCRFSHAKLDEEQKKKLLKSFGKLRYDPPEYENENEDFKNNFEEEPKPPPSSEINFVSKNDKSKIPSLLEMQIPVPPELKSTDKNSDEDLEANNNNNNSSTPMPSPSRDEPMVDDTFEINDTEQVSSMLQNNRSIYKPRKYQKHKDSKERQKQEKEIKKKQREERHEEKRIEKNRQRKEDLSMQTNDQPLLDDLSDDDEFNDLVIDEEKFQNDVKDQSLPKKQVELLKRIQVHQKYYNEIDMSDDRYGHEEQYSSDVSEHSVSTPINNKLNNLQNEEKEQSPTNSPSNSNSSKVEQVNLDKITISDDMAKLLNTIKACVDKTPIVDQPSPFHLPALEQPYNFEETIQEKKSIIEESPASPTTNDSCAVELGKSDVDLRQLPFQFPVAAATEIDASLDSHPPMKYHMLPCQVSVPDYSKIAPTMGIDDPRLRRSITAAKDPIFIQNVPSTVSAVTVRPAVTTQKSAPRDPRKPLDVNTSTSAIRVPLLPTPNPLQPRPMDSDMRHMPPPIMCPQMMAVPNDPRRKPMVPGDPRQRHRFDVDQRINNINYF, encoded by the exons TAATGGTAATGGTTGCGAAAATGAGGTCGACGAAGACCTTGAGGATGGAGAGATTTTTGATGAAGAAGATGATAATGAAATGGCTGAATCAACTGAACAAAATACAGAGCCTAAAGCATCTAAAGCAAATTGTGTTGGAGAAggtacaaaagaaaaaaattttgaacctTCGTGGGATATG gagCAAAGACCTCAACAGTCGTCTCatcaacaaaatatgatacatgctcctttacataaaaatttttctggatttaataacaatagatcCAGAGATAGGTTTCCTAGAAATAAAGGGGTTATAATGAAAAGAGATGTTAGCTATCAAAATATGGATGATGATAGACCTAGACGTAAGAGACGTAGATTTGATCAGAGCGATGAAAAAGAACAACCTATGTTGagaaataatcaaaat ggcTTGTTtaatagaagaaaaaataatgacacaCCAATGGAACCTATTGAAGCTGGTAATGATGAAGAAATGTCATATGTAAGAGGAACCAATAGTCCTGACGTATCCAATTTTGAGTCATTTCCACAAGAATTTG aaaacgaAGAAGAATTTCGTCCTTTGAATAACTTTAGCCGTAGAGGAAGAGGAAGACGAGGTGGTGGTGGTAGTGGTGATATGGATAGACGCAATAGAGGTATGCCTATGAAGCGACGGGTGATTGCTGGTTCtggtatgaaaaataaacgatCTGAAGATGAAGAAAAAgtttgtcaatattttcttCAAGGAAAATgtcttaaa gaaaataattgtacttattCTCATCAACAACCAAATGGTCGCAAAATGGAACTgtgcaaattttatttaatggattGTTGTAGTAAAGAGGATAGGTGTACATTTATGCATAGTGAATTTccttgtaaatattatcatactggTATGAAATGCTATTCAGGTGTAAATTGTCGATTTAGCCATGCCAAACTTGatgaagaacaaaaaaaaaagttattgaag tctttTGGAAAATTACGTTATGATCCACCAGagtatgaaaatgaaaatgaagattttaag aacaATTTTGAAGAAGAACCAAAACCACCACCCTCTTccgaaattaattttgtatctaAAAATGATAAGAGTAAAATTCCATCATTATTGGAAATGCAAATACCTGTACCTCCTGAATTAAAAAGCACTGATAAAAATTCAGATGAAGAtctag aggctaataataataacaataacagtaGTACACCTATGCCATCACCTTCTCGAGACGAGCCTATGGTTGATGACACttt TGAAATTAACGATACTGAACAAGTATCAAGTATGCTTCAAAATAATCGTTCAATATATAAACctagaaaatatcaaaaacacaAAGATAGTAAAGAACgacaaaaacaagaaaaagaaattaagaaaaaacaaagAGAAGAAAGACACGAAGAAAaaagaatagaaaaaaaccGACAACGTAAAGAAGACTTGTCCATGCAGACCAATGATCAACCTTTATTAGATGATCTAAGCGATGATGATGAATTTAAtg atcttGTTATTGATGaagaaaaatttcaaaatgatgTAAAAGATCAATCGTTACCAAAAAAACAAGTAGAACTTTTAAAACGAATTCAAGTCcatcaaaaatat tataatgaaaTAGATATGAGTGACGATCGTTATGGTCATGAAGAACAGTATTCAAGTGATGTTTCAGAGCATTCGGTTTCTactccaataaataataaattaaataatttacaaaatgaagAAAAAGAACAATCGCCGACAAATTCTCCATCTAATTCAAACTCATCAAAAGTTGAAcaa gtTAACCttgataaaattactataagtgATGATATGGCTAAACTACTAAATACCATAAAAGCATGCGTTGATAAAACACCAATAGTAGATCAACCTTCTCCATTTCATTTACCAGCTTTGGAACAGCcttataattttgaagaaaCTATTCAAgaaaa aaaaagtataattgaAGAATCTCCTGCTAGCCCTACTACTAATGATAGTTGTGCTGTGGAATTGGGAAAATCAGACGTAGATCTAAGACAATTGCCTTTTCAATTTCCCGTTGCAGCAGCTACAGAGATAGACGCTTCTCTTGATAGTCATCCGCCAATGAAATATCACATGTTACCATGCCAAGTGTCTGTACCCGACTACTCTAAAATTGCTCCtacg ATGGGAATTGATGATCCACGACTTAGACGTAGTATAACAGCGGCAAAGGAtccaatatttattcaaaatgtccCTTCAACTGTTAGTGCAGTTACTGTTAGACCAGCAGTGACAACCCAAAAAAGTGCTCCTCGTGATCCTAGAAAACCACTAGATGTGAACACTAGTACGTCAGCTATTCGTGTTCCACTTCTACCAACACCTAACCCACTTCAACCACGCCCTATGGATAGTGATATGAGGCATATGCCCCCACCTATTATGTGTCCACAAATGATGGCAGTACCAAATGATCCACGCAGAAAACCCATGGTTCCTGGAGATCCTAGGCAAAGGCATCGTTTTGACGTGGaccaaagaataaataatataaattatttttag